A stretch of Lactuca sativa cultivar Salinas chromosome 6, Lsat_Salinas_v11, whole genome shotgun sequence DNA encodes these proteins:
- the LOC111895348 gene encoding probable rRNA-processing protein EBP2 homolog: MAIKKPTPELLPEDLDVEASESEQETDSESESESEGDEDIKLSEPSKTSIYNKEGLLDKLNDITWPEDIDWINKLSLDIQQEQEVDVNDDLARELAFYTQALEGTREAFLKFQTMGLPFLRPTDYYAEMVKTDSHMEKIKGRLLSEKRRMEEAEERRKMRDNKKKAKEVQAVKQKERVKQKKDEIESVKKWRKQRQQSGFAEKKDGDMGLPFEGGKESDTFKKNKRQGVSPWDRSGGKGKGKEQKGGNGNGNGKRKSREFRDSKYGFGGKKGMKKQNTAETTNDFKGFRNSDSGQNKKRKKF; this comes from the coding sequence ATGGCCATAAAAAAGCCCACACCAGAATTGTTACCTGAAGATCTCGATGTGGAGGCTTCTGAATCGGAACAAGAAACAGATTCTGAATCAGAATCAGAGTCAGAAGGAGATGAAGATATAAAATTATCAGAACCTTCAAAAACCTCCATATACAACAAAGAAGGTCTACTCGATAAACTTAATGACATCACCTGGCCTGAAGACATTGACTGGATCAACAAACTATCACTAGACATCCAACAAGAACAAGAAGTAGATGTCAATGATGACCTGGCACGTGAGCTGGCATTCTACACTCAAGCACTAGAAGGTACACGTGAAGCCTTTCTGAAATTCCAAACCATGGGCCTCCCATTCCTTCGCCCCACAGACTACTATGCTGAAATGGTGAAAACCGATTCCCACATGGAGAAAATCAAGGGAAGACTTTTATCTGAAAAGAGAAGAATGGAAGAAgctgaagaaagaagaaagatgaGGGATAATAAAAAGAAGGCTAAAGAAGTACAAGCTGTGAAACAGAAAGAGAGGGTGAAACAGAAGAAAGATGAGATTGAATCTGTTAAGAAATGGAGGAAACAAAGACAACAAAGTGGGTTTGCTGAGAAGAAAGATGGTGACATGGGTTTGCCATTTGAAGGAGGAAAGGAATCAGATACATTTAAGAAGAATAAGAGACAAGGGGTGTCACCATGGGATAGGTCAGGTggaaaagggaaagggaaagaGCAAAAAGgagggaatggaaatgggaatggaAAGAGGAAGAGTAGGGAGTTTAGGGATTCAAAGTATGGGTTTGGTGGAAAGAAAGGAATGAAGAAACAAAACACTGCTGAAACTACTAATGATTTTAAAGGGTTTAGAAACAGTGATTCTGGTCaaaacaagaaaagaaagaagtttTGA